In Microplitis mediator isolate UGA2020A chromosome 9, iyMicMedi2.1, whole genome shotgun sequence, the DNA window CCACAGGGCAAAAAATCCTTCGTTCCTTACTACTTTACCAAGTACATCAAAAGCGCCTTTGTACTCTGGTTTACCGTCAATCATTTTCATGTTTTGGATACGTGTTTTAGCGATGTCTACTGGCATTGAAGCTGCTGTTGTTATTAATCCAGAAATCATTGAAGCAGTAAAATGTAGCATGATATTTTCCTCAAAGTAACctgcaataattttaattatttgtaagaaTGGGCAAATTAACTTGGAATAAAAATACTCAGATCAAAGAACACGTCAAAATTAGCGATAAGAATGGCAGAATGTAATAAACAGGGTACAGAAGTGTTCATCAATaagaaaaacagaaaaaaattcgcgaaaatttctcaaagatatttttaaaagatctATTCAAATATCGAATGCCATAAAAGAATATTGAAATTGAGGTTGTGAAAACAATATGTCAATGTAACCACCAGTAAGATAattagcaagaccatcagcaagacaattaacaaaactatcagcaagaccatcagcaatacaattagcaagaccaccagcaagaaaATTAgtaagaccatcagcaagactaCCAGCAAGATAATTAGGAAGGCAATGagcaagacaattagcaagaccaccagcaagataattagcaagaccatcagcaaaaCAATTGTCTTGCTCGTTGTCTTACTGGTGGTCTTGCTCATTgtcttgctaattgtcttgTTAATTATCTTGCTGAtgatcttgctggtggtcttgctaattgtcttgctAATTATCTTGCTCATTGCCttgctaattgtcttgctCATTGCCTTGCTAAttatcttgctgatggtcttgttGATGGTCTTACTAattgtcttgctgatggtcttgctaattgtcttgctgcttgtcttgctggtggtcttgctaattgtcttactaattgtcttgctgatggtcttgctaatagttttgttaattgtcttgctgatggtctgcTAATTGTCTTGCTAATTGTCATGCTGCTTGTCTTGCTAATTGTCATGTTAattgtcttgctgatggtcttgctaattgtcttgctaatagttttgttaattgtcttgctaattgtcttgctgatggtcttacTAATTGTTTTGCTAATAGTTTTGTTAattgtcttgctggtggtgattttgctaattgtcttgctgattgtcttgctggtggtgatcttgctaattgtcttgctaattgtcttgctAATTATCTAGCTGATTATCTtgttgacatatttttttcacaacctcAATTTCAACATTCTTTTATGGCATTTGATAttggaatatatttttaaatttaatttacgtgaaTTTGCTAGCGAtcgtaattttgatttataaatgatttaaataaattaccagtATCAAGAAGAGCTTCTTTCGCTTGAGAATAAGATGCTAATTGAGCACCATTAACTACCATTGCACGTCCCATTGTTGGTATTGCTCCTCTCCAAAGAGTTAAAACTCCTTCTTCTCTAGTAATTCGGAACAAAGCATCGATAACGTTTTTGTACATTCGTCGCTCggctatttataaaaaaaaaacaagtaatttattattaaaattaatatttatttatataacttcatatattttaaacctactaaataaaattattatttcattattcaaaaatttatattattttttcacaattaCATAACtcggagtaaaaataaattattaccttGAGGTAGTCGTCCATCAGCAGTCATACGAATTAGTGCAACTTCTGCTGGGTTTCCGACAAATGCTCCAACAGCACCAGCAGTCATTCCTAAACCAgctttaatgaaaaagttagGCTGTGATTCTTTCctacgtaaataaaaatattttaaataaaaataaattatcagtttttttaaatttactgatgtataaaataaaattaattaacattaaattaattaatatcaattaggattattatgctgcatGTGTATTTTAcaagggtaaaaaaatatgccAGTATTTCCTGGTTGCAATTTTACGAATTTGAAtgcagcagacatcagacgaattaaaaattattaataaatcgagtaaataattaataaaataaaattaaaaaaaattcgcatttaaaaaattaaaaaattagtaagtgcattttttcgaaatattttttttttaattatttatttataattttaaattcgtctgatgtctgctacattcacactcaagtaattttccatttcccatttaaatgacataagaaattttttttggaatttttgaattttataactcactaacaaataaatatatcaaaaaggtaaatacatatttttgtagagaattgaacgttctacaaaaaaagtctcttatcaatttttgtgaaattcaatatttcaaaagttattcgaggtcgaaattgaatttatagaatttttactgtttttcCACTTTTctggtgaaactatcagacttatgaCGAAATTtcataggaccttttttgtagagcgttttaTTTCCAACAAAGTATCTTCCgtaagtttttcaaaattcctgaACGCTCTCTAGTTATTTGCATtcaaaatcaatcagattcaaAAGTCGTATTATGgctgattttaattataatgaaaataactgaAGAACTTTcaagtattttgaaaaacttacTAGAGATAATTTGTTGGAAATTAAacggtctacaaaaaaggtcctatgacatttcgtcataagtctgatagtttcaccagAAAAGTGGAAAAACcgtaaaaattctataaattctACTTTGACCTCGAATAACTCTTGAAATATTGAATTTCACAAAAattgataagagactttttttgtagagcattcaattctctacaaaaatatgtattggtCTTTTCGTTATACTTATTCGTTCAtgagttataaaattccaaaattcaaaaataaatttttcttatgttatttaaatggaaaatgaaaaatttcaaacaggacAAGTACTTAAGAGCTCGAATTTTACCAGGCATTTTTTTCTACCCTACTAAAAATTTCGAGTGtgtacttgaaaaataaaaaataatcgattttttgagtCAGTGTAAATGCATTTATCACTAGACGATAAAGAAATGAcgaaacaatttaaaaattgtttgaacTTGTAAACAACATTTTATCTTTTATGGAAagataaatattgattttaattatatataaataaatatacatatttctTACGAAGCTAATTCAAAGAGCCACGTATAGACTCCTAGTCTTGTTGTAGTATATGTCGCTTGTCTCAGTAACCCGGCACTTAGACCAGAATACATTGCCAATAACCCTTCATTTTTAGCAATTGAAGACACAATACTCAGGGTCGATGTCTTCTTTCCACTCAATTGCATTCGATTCTTAATTAAGTCCAAAGGTTGGACGAAGCATGTAGCAGCCAtactgtaaatttaattaacatttattggtttgtttgtttattaattattcaatgacAGGAAAGTTGTTTTACAGTCAAGGCAGTagacagaatatttttatttgtaaataaattaaattgtactCCAGTTAatcgacgtctaataatttatggCTCTTTTTAGAAgcaatgaattataaaaaaaaatattctgaaaaattccacttatagatttttcaatttcctacatgtgcatttttttagtttttttttttttgtgatttatattttgaaaaaaaaaatatccaaaatttttaaatgtcttttaACTGTGAGATACTGAAGTTTCCaacgtaataatttttgaatttttttttaaacaataaattataaaaaaaaaaatatttgaaaaattgcatctgtagttttttcaattttctacatgtgcatttttttagttttttttttttttttttttataatttatttgttgaaaaaaaaaatccaaaatttttaaatgtcttctGACTTTAGGATACTGAAGTTTGCgacgtaataattttaaaatttttttaaaaccgataaattacaaaaaaaaaaaaatattttgaaaaattccacttatagtttttttgattttctacatgtgtattttttttttttttttttttttgtaattcatttgttgaaaaaaaaaaatccaaaatttttaaatgtcttttaACTGTAAGATACTGAAGTTTGCgacgtaataatttttgaatttttttaaaaacgataaattacaaaaaaaaaaaaaatattcgaaaaattgcacctgtagatttttcaattttctacatccgcatttttttagttttttttttttttttttttcatattttcaaataaaatatgagtttataaaaactcaaaaatttattgacctCTGCTATTTTcagtcataattttttaaatttaatatcgactaaaaaattataattaatttttataaagtcattaaaattaaaatcaattaagtaataattaaaaaatgaaattaaagtattttttataattaattatttacggtaattacgcgaattaagtataatttttaggagtaagtaatttaaattaaatttattaaaccaattaaaacaaattttataaatatacatatacatatatataaaagtatatttatatataaatagataaatatgtagataaaataataattacccaGACATTCCAGAAATGAGAAACTTAATTTTGTTTGGCACCGTAGCTTCCGACTTTTGGGTCGACATtgtaatgatttaatttatttaaatatttaaaaaaataaaataataaattcggATTATGTAGTCGgcaaattttacaatttaaaactAAAGGCAACTGTCAGTATAAAGAACTCgacagtatttattttataataaaataagtaaaaactGAATGCCGACTATAAGTTATACATGTCAACCACTTGACGACAgtagtgaaataaaaatatatatttattttactttcagTGTATTAACCTTGAAATGACGTAGctagatttttttcaacttaaatTACACGCGCACGTCATAGACGTGGTCATGTGCCTCAACTATGGACTGACGTAATGGCGGTAAATAAAAACCacttgtttataaataagtttttttatattttgtataataatttatatcaacatatatattaatatacactttatatattatttattatattttatatatttatttattaatatgactgataaaaattattttatttagtagatgatatttttttgacgtcACAAATgtcagaaaattcaaatttgagtCAGTAGGTGGCAGTTCATTCGCTACGACCTGAGTcggataatgataattattacagaggttatgaaatatttttttatgtatttaatatatgactaaaaaattgtaagttgTGTTTTctgttttatgaaaaataaattttaaggcTGGGCTgcaatcagaaaatttttaaattttaaatttctattaattgattatcatTGCAGCGATTTTTTCAGCTTTGGAAAAATGCATAAGACGAATTTCCatggaaaattttcataattcaagTCCACTAAATAGTACTTTCGTActttctcatagaactcattcattcttataaaatctctaagaaaatctatcattttatgatcctgaaattccctgattaaaaaaagcgatttaaaacgattcgaaataaaaaattttaaatactttctaATGCTTTGGAATaccttgaatacttttgaatccctcttcttatgggcatttaacattgcaaatcgttttaaatcgctttttttaatcagggttagcAGATAGTTGACAATTTTCCggctttttttaaacaaataaattgcaCATAAAGAAAATCAAGAAAAtgtagttgtaattttttaaattatttttttttataattcattgtACTCGAAATTCCAACCGTAAAatctgaaataaaacaattcagCACCAACTATGAGACTAGACTAATTTATCACCCCAACACTTTAGCAACAAATCTACTGAACCTCGAACAAATTAGCAGAAGATTGAAAAGATATAAACTATCAGATCTGAAAAACCgatttaactaattaaataccTCACAAGCCATAGAGTTTACCTCTAACACCTGTAATATatgtatcataaaaattacttaatgtTTATTAGCAGATtgtagtttaaattaataaataaataattcattgttttaaaaaaattccaattatGTAGaagtcggctaacttcagtatcatataattttataaaattttctaagcagGGTGATGGTgtcccataaatatttaaaacgtaattagaAATCTAAAATCCGGAAATTCGGTTCGTACTTCCGACCCTTacatatttgatttttaacacaaattaatttcttatctATTTAGATTAAATagaaatgtatgtatgtatgtacgtatatttttttttgtgagaaTATTGTGTTAGATTCTGATGACttcgaaatatttaaataaaataaagataaatattaCATGATAGTATGGAATGAGAGATAAGCGATAAGATATCAAATATAATttcgtaattatttaaaaattgtagagGTCCATCATCGGAAAttaggatttttaaaaaaaatttaacgaaacttcttctttttttgttatttacaaataatacgACCGCATCtctgatggaaatttttcggacttttctctgaaaaactctgaaaaagtctttagaactgagtttttcagagaaaacaccggaaaatttccaccagggatcaattttgagaaaaactaTTTCAAAGTTTAGATATTTTAACAAAAgctcttatggaaaatagagaTTCgcgcgtaaatttttttaaaaattcaaatcgcatcaaagaaatttgataaatattttcactattgcataattgcaaaaattaacaattattgaccatctcgttttaaaaaatagttaattatcTACAGAAATACATTCGCGCAGGCGCAGTGAATACGTACATTGATAGTATTGCGTATACGTACGCAGGGTTTTTATGTGTAATAGATTTATTGGTAAAGGCTCAGTCAAAATTTCGCccaaaatacttttgaattggACTATCatcgaacaattactttagttgtttcaaatttcaattGGCGGCGCTAgtaattagtaaaataatttgaaaatctgtaattttACATTTCTTTACCTTTTCtgcttaaaaaaaacgatactTTCATACTGTGTATAAGGCCTATACTTTCCTATAGCAgtttctcatagaactcattcattctcataaaatttctatgaaaATCCATCATTTTATGGGATTTTTCTAACCCGGGTTATGGAGACCATAACATAAGTAATTAACTTTAggtattttatgttaaattattcataaatgaacgaaaattttttattttttctatcgaaatttcttaaaattattgatatttttattatctacccgttatttttttttaatgcgcgaaagttatcattattaactgacacttgtaatttttatcagaaaaaaattgtggtCTTACAACTGGTACTTGACTTGCGCACTCgaatcatatatttgtatttctATAATATCTATAATATGATCTTGGGTATCAGAAGTGATTcaagattttttattgtaatatagAAAAGTATCAATTGTATCAGCATAAATTATCGCActtataattcataaattatttgttgagtataaatataaatataaatataataacttttttacatactataatatatttcaaaataaataaattatgagtcCGATTGGATATCTTACGAGACGAGAAAGTATTTCGTCTTGTCACCGACTCCacaggtaaataaaaaaaaaaaaaacaataaagtgtaattagaataaatatttaaagtaagtaattaaattttaccgcttaattttaaaaatttgaattttaaaaagttggattccaattattttttgttattaattaagtttataaaaatccCATGGAATCCATATGGAATTCTATAGAATCctgccctgattaaaaatattcattgaaaaattttgaaaattattccaattcttttcaatccatacggagattttgaaaaatattaaatggaatagaaatttcgatcatttgaatactttctaattcttataatggaattcaaaagtattgaaaagaatccagtctttcatcattttaggaaaagattcagaaagattcgaAAATGTGAatgcattttaatttatttaaattcaagtcataactcgaaatatggaactattttagtattgagaaagattcagaaaaattgaaaatttttgaatttctttaaattcttttcaatcttACACTCGATCCAaaatatggaactattttggtattgagaaggatcaGAAAGATTGGAAAAtgtcaattcattttaatttattcaaattcaagtcataattggaaatatggaactattttggtattgaggGAAATTCATAAAGATTAAAAACtgtcaattaatttgaatttttttcaatcccacacgtGGCCcaaaatgtgaaattattttgttattgagaagtattcagaaagatttaaaatgtcaattcatttgaatctttttcaatccaacTTTTAAACCgaaatatggaactattttggtattgaggaAGATTTTGAAAGATTGAAAACTGTCaatttattcgaatttttttcaatgcttcTCGTAACcctaaaattcaaaacttttttgttattgacgaggattcagaaagatttaaaatatcaatttattcgaatctttttcaattctttggaagtttagaaattcttatattatttttagattcaatataattgaaaagtattaattttatgtccagATGAAAACCTTGTGGAATAGGATGTATTCAAAAGTGTTCaattctcatctttttcaatacttttcaatgagtatttttaatcagggtatgACGTATTTTACGGGATTCCcataattttttcctataacatataaatattttcagcCCTCATTTGAGTGAcgaagaaaacaaaaatatttatgggaaatgtaataattattggggTCATGGTCATAATTATACTGGtacgtatttaaataacatgaccctgattaaacaactggattcgatcgaattaaacagaattaaatttttaattctatttaattcagataaattctgttaattcggtaactaacttaaaaatgaattctgtctaattcggcaggaaaaccagaatttgtcgaaattaaaacgaatttaaataattctattcggtttaattctgattaatttgaaaataattctccaatttctggttctgaatccgaattaaactgaattaaaacgaatttgaaatttttaaatcgcttttattctgtttaattcaaattcaaattttcaattcagttgaattctgttttgcagaattcgacagaatataacagaattaaaatttttaattcggtcgaattcagttgtttaatcaggggaagattaagttataaaatagTTCATTAATTTGACTACTTATATATTTCAGTTGAAGTAACTGTACGTGGcccaataaattataaaactggGATGGTTATGAATATATCAGAACTAAAGGAATATATGCATAAAGTATTAATGGAACAGTTGGACCACAAGAATTTAGATAAAGATGTtccgtattttaaaaatgtcgtgtccacaactgaaaatttatctgtttatatttttaatgaattgaaaaaattaatgccCGATCCGTCATTACTTTACGaagttaaaatatatgaaactgataaaaatattgttatttatcgTGGAGAAGACtcgtagaaaaaattttgaggatttttttaactgaacttttaaaaaaatataattttgtaaagcAATAgcattaattacttaattaaatttatcagtcaaggtttcatttatttttatacagatATTTTTGTATCTAATAATATGTATgtgtaaaaaacataaatatgagttgttacattaatttttcaattaatatcatgaattgttaataatataaagtgtaattaatatactaattatctaataaattattttcctaaaataaaaaaggcaTGAAATTTATGTGAAGTTCCTTCCAAAGATCTCATTGGCTGAAGACAGCATGAAAATATACACAATTTACTCAACAATATACATTAAAATAGATATATGAAAAGTGTGACCTATGCGCTTGCGCGCGAGACAAATTCTAGccctgataaaaaattcatgaagcTTCCGGATATTTTATTGGCTAAAGACAGATTAAAGATATATACCTCAAATTATTGATGGTATATCAATATGaggtttaata includes these proteins:
- the LOC130674547 gene encoding 6-pyruvoyl tetrahydrobiopterin synthase translates to MSPIGYLTRRESISSCHRLHSPHLSDEENKNIYGKCNNYWGHGHNYTVEVTVRGPINYKTGMVMNISELKEYMHKVLMEQLDHKNLDKDVPYFKNVVSTTENLSVYIFNELKKLMPDPSLLYEVKIYETDKNIVIYRGEDS
- the LOC130674546 gene encoding mitochondrial 2-oxoglutarate/malate carrier protein-like: MSTQKSEATVPNKIKFLISGMSGMAATCFVQPLDLIKNRMQLSGKKTSTLSIVSSIAKNEGLLAMYSGLSAGLLRQATYTTTRLGVYTWLFELASKESQPNFFIKAGLGMTAGAVGAFVGNPAEVALIRMTADGRLPQAERRMYKNVIDALFRITREEGVLTLWRGAIPTMGRAMVVNGAQLASYSQAKEALLDTGYFEENIMLHFTASMISGLITTAASMPVDIAKTRIQNMKMIDGKPEYKGAFDVLGKVVRNEGFFALWKGFVPYYARLGPHTVLTFIFLEQMTASYKKFYS